In Oncorhynchus keta strain PuntledgeMale-10-30-2019 chromosome 19, Oket_V2, whole genome shotgun sequence, a single genomic region encodes these proteins:
- the si:ch211-57i17.5 gene encoding usherin isoform X2, with product MHLTERGCLCPRHTPQHGHQHWELWFIVLMTGVALVVLAIVLGIILHKALKRTPFTRERPPLVALPMQKRSPMAVYPPSDSYLFDTVPNTTSSSNSVTLKGFTMHLEGVEDSKFWAGGDAPPEGELGILNVSSLHVSAIHGSAHSQNSLRRSVSQMMDRKSLTGEEEVWDSHIQGHDSGMFMEDEEFVDTIKGFSTVRKEHTMFTDTNL from the exons ATGCACCTCACGGAGAGGGGGTGTCTATGCCCCCGCCACACACCACAACACGGACACCAGCACTG GGAGCTGTGGTTCATTGTGCTGATGACAGGGGTAGCCCTGGTGGTTCTAGCTATCGTTCTGGGGATCATCCTGCACAAGGCCCTGAAAAGAACCCCATTCACTCGAGAGCGCCCCCCTCTGGTGGCCCTGCCCATGCAGAAGAGGAGCCCCATGGCCGTGTATCCCCCCAGCGACTCCTACCTG tttGACACGGTGCCCAACACAACAAGCTCCTCCAACAGTGTTACACTCAAAGGGTTCACCATGCACCTGGAG GGAGTGGAGGACAGTAAGTTTTGGGCAGGTGGCGACGCCCCTCCCGAGGGTGAGCTGGGTATCCTTAATGTGTCCAGCCTCCACGTGTCCGCTATCCATGGCTCTGCCCACTCCCAGAATTCTCTGCGGCGCAGCGTGAGCCAGATGATGGACAGGAAGTCGctgacaggggaggaggaagtGTGGGACTCTCACATTCAAGGCCACGACAGCGGGATG TTTATGGAGGACGAGGAGTTTGTCGACACTATTAAAGGCTTCAGCACGGTGCGGAAGGAACACACCATGTTTACCGACACTAACCTGTGA
- the si:ch211-57i17.5 gene encoding usherin isoform X3 produces the protein MTGVALVVLAIVLGIILHKALKRTPFTRERPPLVALPMQKRSPMAVYPPSDSYLVRRPNWFDTVPNTTSSSNSVTLKGFTMHLEGVEDSKFWAGGDAPPEGELGILNVSSLHVSAIHGSAHSQNSLRRSVSQMMDRKSLTGEEEVWDSHIQGHDSGMFMEDEEFVDTIKGFSTVRKEHTMFTDTNL, from the exons ATGACAGGGGTAGCCCTGGTGGTTCTAGCTATCGTTCTGGGGATCATCCTGCACAAGGCCCTGAAAAGAACCCCATTCACTCGAGAGCGCCCCCCTCTGGTGGCCCTGCCCATGCAGAAGAGGAGCCCCATGGCCGTGTATCCCCCCAGCGACTCCTACCTGGTGAGACGGCCCAACTGG tttGACACGGTGCCCAACACAACAAGCTCCTCCAACAGTGTTACACTCAAAGGGTTCACCATGCACCTGGAG GGAGTGGAGGACAGTAAGTTTTGGGCAGGTGGCGACGCCCCTCCCGAGGGTGAGCTGGGTATCCTTAATGTGTCCAGCCTCCACGTGTCCGCTATCCATGGCTCTGCCCACTCCCAGAATTCTCTGCGGCGCAGCGTGAGCCAGATGATGGACAGGAAGTCGctgacaggggaggaggaagtGTGGGACTCTCACATTCAAGGCCACGACAGCGGGATG TTTATGGAGGACGAGGAGTTTGTCGACACTATTAAAGGCTTCAGCACGGTGCGGAAGGAACACACCATGTTTACCGACACTAACCTGTGA
- the si:ch211-57i17.5 gene encoding usherin isoform X1 — MHLTERGCLCPRHTPQHGHQHWELWFIVLMTGVALVVLAIVLGIILHKALKRTPFTRERPPLVALPMQKRSPMAVYPPSDSYLVRRPNWFDTVPNTTSSSNSVTLKGFTMHLEGVEDSKFWAGGDAPPEGELGILNVSSLHVSAIHGSAHSQNSLRRSVSQMMDRKSLTGEEEVWDSHIQGHDSGMFMEDEEFVDTIKGFSTVRKEHTMFTDTNL; from the exons ATGCACCTCACGGAGAGGGGGTGTCTATGCCCCCGCCACACACCACAACACGGACACCAGCACTG GGAGCTGTGGTTCATTGTGCTGATGACAGGGGTAGCCCTGGTGGTTCTAGCTATCGTTCTGGGGATCATCCTGCACAAGGCCCTGAAAAGAACCCCATTCACTCGAGAGCGCCCCCCTCTGGTGGCCCTGCCCATGCAGAAGAGGAGCCCCATGGCCGTGTATCCCCCCAGCGACTCCTACCTGGTGAGACGGCCCAACTGG tttGACACGGTGCCCAACACAACAAGCTCCTCCAACAGTGTTACACTCAAAGGGTTCACCATGCACCTGGAG GGAGTGGAGGACAGTAAGTTTTGGGCAGGTGGCGACGCCCCTCCCGAGGGTGAGCTGGGTATCCTTAATGTGTCCAGCCTCCACGTGTCCGCTATCCATGGCTCTGCCCACTCCCAGAATTCTCTGCGGCGCAGCGTGAGCCAGATGATGGACAGGAAGTCGctgacaggggaggaggaagtGTGGGACTCTCACATTCAAGGCCACGACAGCGGGATG TTTATGGAGGACGAGGAGTTTGTCGACACTATTAAAGGCTTCAGCACGGTGCGGAAGGAACACACCATGTTTACCGACACTAACCTGTGA